One segment of Engraulis encrasicolus isolate BLACKSEA-1 chromosome 7, IST_EnEncr_1.0, whole genome shotgun sequence DNA contains the following:
- the LOC134452990 gene encoding potassium channel subfamily K member 4, with product MRCSTLLTIFTFVLLYLVLGAVVFRALEVPHETDHYLALLKAREEYLGNYTCMSPEALQGLIERVADALGNGADPTVNATFTTSWDLASALFFSGTIITTIGYGNISPKTDGGKLFCIFYALVGIPMFGILLAGVGDHLGTGLRNAVAKVEMFLMKWKVSPTIVRVITAVLSIALGVALFVALPIIVFQEVEHWTLLDSAYFVVITLTTVGFGDYVAGEQGVAGSDHWYKPLVWFWILVGLAYFASILAMIGNWLRVLSKKTRAEMEGLRAHATDWTTNIQNMSVDFRMPNMPTMEDPFKRVTTRRRRRHRSHGHGGDSGGAGEGGDGRRHRGGHDGQHPGSESGSSFYSYSSNESGSESCSADTQTERMHEGETERERSRKLKPPPPIPATVPSAPPAPDPDPATTTPSPGDQGKEEGQPLAEYFGENLAYIDESSDAVSGKVRLDPQGDSSQTSSARRAKRRRPKRPAPQYRATHRTSPGPGPTENGEPIGDVPPPPTSTASRKPPPGPPKP from the exons ATGCGCTGCTCAACCCTACTGACCATCTTCACTTTCGTGCTGCTCTACCTGGTTTTGGGCGCCGTGGTTTTCCGAGCGCTCGAGGTCCCCCACGAGACCGACCACTACCTGGCCCTGCTCAAGGCGCGAGAGGAGTACCTGGGCAACTACACCTGCATGAGCCCCGAGGCGCTGCAGGGCCTCATCGAG AGAGTTGCCGACGCCCTAGGGAATGGAGCCGACCCCACAGTCAACGCCACCTTTACCACCAGCTGGGACCTAGCCAGCGCCCTCTTCTTCTCTGGCACCATCATCACaaccatcg GTTATGGCAACATTTCTCCCAAAACAGATGGAGGGAAACTCTTCTGTATTTTCTACGCCCTGGTGGGGATTCCCATGTTTGGTATTCTGCTAGCTGGAGTGGGTGACCACCTTGGTACCGGGCTTCGAAATGCCGTTGCAAAAGTGGAGATGTTTTTAATG AAATGGAAGGTGAGCCCCACCATAGTGCGAGTCATCACTGCAGTGTTGTCCATCGCGCTTGGCGTGGCCCTCTTCGTGGCCCTCCCCATAATAGTCTTCCAGGAAGTGGAGCACTGGACCCTACTCGACTCTGCCTACTTCGTGGTCATAACGCTCACCACCGTGGGCTTCGGAGACTACGTTGCAG GTGAGCAGGGTGTGGCCGGCAGTGACCACTGGTACAAACCACTCGTCTGGTTCTGGATCCTGGTAGGACTGGCTTACTTCGCCTCCATCCTCGCCATGATTGGCAACTGGCTGCGGGTGCTCTCAAAGAAGACCAGAGCTGAG ATGGAAGGTCTGAGAGCACACGCCACCGACTGGACCACGAACATTCAGAACATGTCGGTGGACTTCCGCATGCCAAACATGCCAACCATGGAAGACCCTTTCAAGCGGGTGACCACCCGCCGGCGCCGGCGCCACCGTAGCCACGGCCACGGCGGTGACTCCGGTGGCGCCGGGGAGGGCGGGGACGGACGGCGACACAGAGGAGGACACGACGGCCAGCACCCGGGCAGCGAATCGGGCTCGTCCTTCTACTCGTACTCATCCAACGAGTCGGGATCCGAGAGCTGCTCAGCAGACACGCAGACGGAGCGCATGCACGAGGGCGAGACGGAGAGGGAGCGGTCGAGGAAACTCAAACCGCCGCCACCCATACCCGCCACCGTGCCCAGCGCACCGCCAGCTCCAGACCCAGACCCGGCCACAACCACCCCGTCTCCAGGCGaccaggggaaggaggagggccaGCCGCTGGCGGAGTACTTCGGGGAGAACCTGGCGTACATCGACGAGTCCTCAGACGCCGTGAGCGGAAAGGTTCGCCTGGACCCTCAGGGGGACTCGTCCCAGACCAGCTCTGCTCGGAGGGCCAAGCGGAGGCGACCCAAACGGCCAGCGCCGCAGTACAGGGCGACACACAGGACGAGCCCTGGCCCTGGGCCAACGGAGAACGGGGAGCCAATCGGGGACGTACCACCACCTCCCACATCCACCGCCTCTCGAAAACCCCCTCCTGGTCCACCGAAGCCTTAA